A genomic segment from Zonotrichia albicollis isolate bZonAlb1 chromosome 19, bZonAlb1.hap1, whole genome shotgun sequence encodes:
- the DGKE gene encoding diacylglycerol kinase epsilon → MEGSGDASPAGADWRLVLWTLCSVLLPVLITAWCSFQRSRRQLLIRDIFRKSKHDWHYTDLFGSPSYCCVCAQHILRGAFCSCCGLRVCEPCLKKADRRFLCKEIMMRGSAGAPSSMPHHWIRGNVPLCSCCMVCKQQCGTQPKLCDYRCVWCQYTVHDECMVDSLRTEDCTFGEFKDLIIPPYYLSAINQMRKEKRTSYEKVVPYCSKHWMPVMVLANTRSGTNMGEIFLGEFKMLLNPVQVFDLSKIAPAKALQLCTWLPCSAVRVLVCGGDGTVGWVLDAIDEMKIKGQERFIPQVAVLPLGTGNDLSNTLGWGAGYAGEVPVEQILRNVMEADGIKLDRWKVQVTNKGYYNLRKPKVFTMNNYFSVGPDALMALNFHAHREKTPSLFSSRIINKAVYFFYGTKDCLVQECKDLNKKIELELDGERIELPNLEGIIVLNIGYWGGGCRLWEGMGDEPYPLARHDDGLLEVVGVHGSFHCAQIQVKLANPVRLGQAHTVRLILKSSKMPMQVDGEPWAQGPCTVTITHKTHALMLYHSGEQTDDDDASSLSE, encoded by the exons ATGGAGGGCTCGGGCGATGCCTCCCCTGCCGGGGCCGACTGGCGCCTGGTGCTGTGGACCCTGTGCTCCGTGCTGCTGCCCGTGCTCATCACGGCCTGGTGCAGCTTCCAGCGGTCGCGGCGGCAGCTGCTGATCCGGGACATCTTCCGCAAGAGCAAGCACGACTGGCACTACACGGACCTGTTCGGGTCGCCCTCGTACTGCTGCGTGTGCGCCCAGCACATCCTGCGCGGCgccttctgcagctgctgcgGGCTGCGCGTCTGCGAGCCCTGCCTGAAGAAGGCGGACCGGCGCTTCCTCTGCAAGGAGATCATGATGAGGGGCAGCGCCGGGGCCCCCAGCTCCATGCCGCACCACTGGATCAGGGGCAATGtccctctctgcagctgctgcatggTCTGCAAACAACAGTGCGGCACGCAGCCCAAGCTCTGCGACTACAG GTGTGTGTGGTGTCAGTACACTGTGCATGATGAATGCATGGTGGATAGTTTGAGGACTGAGGATTGTACATTTGGAGAATTCAAAGACTTAATTATTCCACCCTACTATTTGTCTGCAATCAACCAGATGCGTAAAGAGAAAAGAACCAGCTATGAGAAG GTGGTCCCTTACTGCAGTAAACACTGGATGCCAGTAATGGTGCTGGCCAATACTCGCAGTGGAACCAACATGGGTGAAATATTTCTAGGAGAATTTAAAATGCTGCTGAACCCTGTTCAG gTTTTTGATCTCAGCAAAATTGCACCTGCTAAAGCTCTCCAGCTCTGCACTTGGCTGCCTTGCAGTGCTGTCAGGGTTCTGGTCTGTGGTGGGGATGGCACAGTGGGCTGGGTCCTGGATGCAATTGATGAAATGAAGATAAAG GGGCAAGAACGATTTATCCCACAAGTGGCAGTTTTACCTCTGGGAACAGGGAATGACCTGTCTAATACTCTGGGCTGGGGTGCAGGTTATGCTGGAGAAGTCCCTGTAGAGCAGATCTTACGAAATGTCATGGAGGCAGATGGAATCAAACTAGACAG ATGGAAGGTTCAAGTAACAAACAAAGGATACTACAACTTAAGGAAACCAAAG GTATTCACAATGAACAACTACTTCTCTGTAGGACCTGATGCTCTTATGGCTCTGAATTTCCATGCCCATCGTGAGAAAACTCCCTCTCTGTTTTCCAGCAGAATCATCAATAAG gctgtttattttttttatggaACCAAAGACTGCCTAGTACAAGAATGTAAAGATCTTAACAAAAAGATTGAG CTAGAGTTGGATGGTGAGAGGATTGAGTTGCCCAATTTGGAAGGCATCATTGTGCTGAATATTGGATACTGGGGAggtggctgcaggctctgggaagGAATGGGGGATGAACCTTATCCTTTGGCAAG ACATGATGATGGACTTCTGGAGGTTGTTGGTGTTCATGGTTCTTTCCACTGTGCCCAGATCCAGGTGAAACTGGCAAATCCTGTTCGCCTAGGGCAGGCACACACAGTGAGG CTGATCCTGAAGAGCTCCAAGATGCCGATGCAGGTGGATGgggagccctgggcacaggggcctTGCACTGTCACCATCACTCACAAGACCCATGCTCTGATGCTGTACCACTCTGGGGAGCAGACAGATGATGATGATGCCTCCAGCCTGTCAGAGTGa